GCTCGTTCACAAAGAGCACCTCGTCGAAACCGGCCTCCTTTGCGATCCGCAGCTCCTCGTCCCGAAAGGCCCGGTTCGTGGTCTTGTGCCGCGAAAAGGGATCCCGGGAGGAGACGGAGACGCTCGAGAGGATCACCCGCAGAGGGACGGTCTCCCCCGAGGCGGGCGGTCCCGCGGGCGGGGACGACTCCACCGTCACATCTCCGCGTTTCCCGAGAAGGAGGCGGACCTTCCTCGGTCCGACACCGTCCGCGCCATACCTGTCCGCAGCGCGTTGCAGCGCAGAGAGAACCGCTTCGCGCCGGAAACGGTGCCCGAAATACCGGGCCGACGCCGCAAGACGCCGCAGGTGGTCGGGGAGGAACCGAAAACCATCCCGGGGAGTCCAAAGGAAGGATTCGATCAGGCGAAAGTCCGGCGCGGGTTCGGTGAGGTACCGGCCCTTCTGCAGGATCTCCCGGTACTCCTCTTCGGGGACCGAGTCCCACACGATTCCGCCGCCCGCCCCCGCCTCCGCGCATCCGTTCCGGACGGCGACCGTCCGTATCGCGACGGAAAACGCCATGTCCCCGCCGGGGAGAAGCGCCCCGAGGGCGCCGGTGTAGACCCCACGCGGGTCGGGTTCGAGCTCCCGCAGGAGGCGCATCGCGGCGATCTTGGGGGCCCCCGTCACGGAGCCGCACGGGAACAGCGCGCCGAAAAGGGACGCCGGAGTCGCCCCCGGCGCAAGCCGTCCGGTCACGGTCGACACCATCTGCAGCACGGTGCGGAACCGCTGCACCTCGAAAAGACGCCGGACGCGGATGGAACCCGGCCGGCACACCCGGCCGAGATCGTTCCGGAGCAGATCGACAATCATCACGTTCTCGGCCCGGTTCTTTGGGTCCTTCCGGAGCGCCGAGGCCGCTTTCCGGTCCTCCGCCTCCGAGAGCCCCCTCGGGGCGGTCCCCTTCATCGGGCGGGTCTCGATCCGGTCCCCCCGGACCCGGAAGAAGAGTTCGGGGGACTGGGAGACGATGCAGCCCTCCTCCATCCGCAGGAACGCTGCGAACGGGACCGGCTGGGCGGCGCGCAGCTGCAGGTACAAGGCAAAAGGGTCTCCGGGGTACGGGAAGACGAACTTCCCGGTCAGGTTGGCCTGATACACCCATCCTTCCCGGATGAACCCGCGGATCGTCTCGACCTTCTCCCCGTGTTCCCCTCTCGACAGGGTGAAACGGGGTTCCGGGATCCCGTCCTGCGCACGGGAGACACGGCCTGCAGCGGTGTCTGCAAACCGGTCCTCCGGCACGCGCCCGATGCGGTCCCAGCGGCCGGTGAGATGGTCGAACCGGAGGCATCCGGCATACACGCCGAACCAGAGGAGGGGGAACGGGTTGGGCGGGGTTTCCTTCTCCCGGGGGAATGCCGGATCCAGGGCGAATCCAGCCTCGTAGGCAAGGTAGCCGGCCACGGGGAACCCTCTGGCCTGCCACTCCCCGGCCTCGGACAGGAGCGAAGGTACACGGCCCGGCTCGTTGGAGACGAGGACGAGCTCGGGGTCTTGGAAGAGGTAGGAGTATCGATCCCTGACCTCGGGCCGCTGCGTCTCCAGCAGCACCGCGCCCGGGGCCCCGGCGGCGGAGCGGAAGACCTCTGCGGGGTCGGGGGGAAGCGAAACGAAGACCGGCGAGTCCCCTATTCCCCGGCGGCGTCTCACCATGGCGGATGGGGGTTCATCCCGCGAGTGCCTGGAGAAAGCGGGACCGCACCTGCGTGGCGAGCAGTGCCTTCTTCACCGG
The Candidatus Deferrimicrobiaceae bacterium genome window above contains:
- the pabB gene encoding aminodeoxychorismate synthase component I; the encoded protein is MVRRRRGIGDSPVFVSLPPDPAEVFRSAAGAPGAVLLETQRPEVRDRYSYLFQDPELVLVSNEPGRVPSLLSEAGEWQARGFPVAGYLAYEAGFALDPAFPREKETPPNPFPLLWFGVYAGCLRFDHLTGRWDRIGRVPEDRFADTAAGRVSRAQDGIPEPRFTLSRGEHGEKVETIRGFIREGWVYQANLTGKFVFPYPGDPFALYLQLRAAQPVPFAAFLRMEEGCIVSQSPELFFRVRGDRIETRPMKGTAPRGLSEAEDRKAASALRKDPKNRAENVMIVDLLRNDLGRVCRPGSIRVRRLFEVQRFRTVLQMVSTVTGRLAPGATPASLFGALFPCGSVTGAPKIAAMRLLRELEPDPRGVYTGALGALLPGGDMAFSVAIRTVAVRNGCAEAGAGGGIVWDSVPEEEYREILQKGRYLTEPAPDFRLIESFLWTPRDGFRFLPDHLRRLAASARYFGHRFRREAVLSALQRAADRYGADGVGPRKVRLLLGKRGDVTVESSPPAGPPASGETVPLRVILSSVSVSSRDPFSRHKTTNRAFRDEELRIAKEAGFDEVLFVNERGELAEGAITNVFLEISGRLYTPPAACGLLEGVYRRRVLADRSLRAAERVLYPEDMERADGIFLTNSVRGLLPARLAGRAAGSLAG